GGGAGCATCCAATCTAAACCTTTAGACTACTAGTCTCTCCGATGCGATTGAACTGATCAACTGCCACGGAAACCACCCCATTGACTGCATTGTCACTCTCTACGACTACAATATTATTGGACGTATTGGTAACTGCATGTACAGGGAATCCTGCAGACACCTCCTTTTGAATATGAAATGAGTATTGGAAATGATTTATCCGGTCTGGAAATACTAACAGTGATGAAAAATCAGCAACCCACTTTGTTCCATTCCCGGCCACCGTCATTTCCCCAACCGTTGATTTCAGGCTCATGCCATTCACATTGTTGTGCTGGATCACCACTTGATCTACGGTACTAAACGTCCCGTCTAATTGGATGTTTGGAACCATTTTTCCAGGATTACCATTAAACATGTTGTTAACTATATTCAGCCCTGATATTTGTCCCTTAATCGGCTTCAACACTACATTAGCATCTCCTAAGAAAAGCCCATTGGTAACATGAACTTGAACAGGGTCTTCCATCACTATAGCTGTGAAATCTAAGTAACAATTGTCAATTCTAGTTAGTGCAGCGGTGGATTTTACTAAAATTCCTACGCCACCAAAAGCTGTTGCTTTGTTATAACAATGAACCCCTGTGACAATATTAGCTTGGCCGATCAATAAAATGCCAATGGCCGCTGAGAAGATGGCAATATCGGTTATCGCGTTATCGTTACTTGAAAGTTGAATGGCGGTGCCCGAAAAGCCTCTCTCACGTTTGTCTCCACCAACAGTGGAAACCTGCCCTAGGAAACAGTTGGATATGAAAGTCTCGTGACCTTTTTGGACTAGAATTCCTTGGGTTGAGAAGTGAAGGAAGAAGCAATTATCTATGCGGATTCTGGCGGAATCAATTACAAAGATCCCTCCGCCTCGGAAGCTCGAATCGAAAAGAATGTCCCGGAAGGTGACGTCCTCGTAGTAGATTCCTACATTCTCATCTTTCGAATCGTTGAAACCGGTA
This window of the Gossypium arboreum isolate Shixiya-1 chromosome 12, ASM2569848v2, whole genome shotgun sequence genome carries:
- the LOC108477397 gene encoding polygalacturonase QRT3; protein product: MTKKPYSAASFYLIMLLLLQETSCSTGIRQDKLFELGSKLQELASPPSVPLHLHSLDSVTKNNGRVFYPIAYGADPTGVQESSDAISQALNDAFQVQTTLQMLPGLKDLGGVVIDLLGGSYKISNPIRFPSSGGANIVVKGGSLRASDTFPGDRHLIEVWSPNSQPSTPTGFNDSKDENVGIYYEDVTFRDILFDSSFRGGGIFVIDSARIRIDNCFFLHFSTQGILVQKGHETFISNCFLGQVSTVGGDKRERGFSGTAIQLSSNDNAITDIAIFSAAIGILLIGQANIVTGVHCYNKATAFGGVGILVKSTAALTRIDNCYLDFTAIVMEDPVQVHVTNGLFLGDANVVLKPIKGQISGLNIVNNMFNGNPGKMVPNIQLDGTFSTVDQVVIQHNNVNGMSLKSTVGEMTVAGNGTKWVADFSSLLVFPDRINHFQYSFHIQKEVSAGFPVHAVTNTSNNIVVVESDNAVNGVVSVAVDQFNRIGETSSLKV